In Cupriavidus basilensis, one genomic interval encodes:
- a CDS encoding acyl-CoA reductase — protein sequence MTTYRVPLIIRGKVIEGDELTFGGRRGGVSFTAPDVGKYADELTLRAPSMMADLYTLSLGQIVDYLVELGRHLNFSDNRHLQEAFALSCATSGLSESILRFHYTRMPRLFHREELYNVVARSVGADYLEGWVEQPGVLIPGITARTRAFGARCVHVIAGNAPVVAVLTVIRNALTRSDAIIKAPSNDPLTSMAIARTMIDMAPDHPLTRHLSVAYWKGGNEQVEQRIYDPRKVEKLIAWGGFDSVKHITRYLQPGLDLITLDPKLSGTIIGKEAFEDDATLASVARRLALDVGAQNQEACVSARVVYVQSGTDAAGLARCEALARLAFEALQTLPDTLSTPHKAFDPALKEEIDGIRMIDEDYTVFGGKRNEGAMIVSRDGAPVSFSRILGCRVGNLVPIDEIDTAVRSVNAYTQTIGVFPESLKVAMRDKLAYQGAQRLVSLGAAATLQHNLDRQDAIEPIRRMVKWVTEEAGDPALIESLAG from the coding sequence ATGACTACCTACCGAGTCCCGCTGATCATCCGCGGCAAGGTGATTGAGGGTGACGAACTGACCTTTGGCGGCCGCCGTGGCGGCGTGTCGTTCACCGCGCCGGATGTCGGCAAGTACGCCGACGAGCTGACGCTGCGCGCGCCGTCGATGATGGCCGACCTGTACACGCTGAGCCTAGGCCAGATCGTCGACTATCTGGTCGAACTGGGGCGGCACCTCAACTTCTCGGACAACCGGCACCTGCAGGAGGCGTTTGCGCTGTCGTGCGCCACCTCGGGCCTGTCGGAGAGCATCCTGCGCTTCCACTACACGCGCATGCCACGGCTGTTCCACCGGGAGGAGCTTTACAACGTCGTGGCGCGCTCGGTCGGCGCGGATTACCTGGAGGGCTGGGTGGAGCAGCCGGGCGTGCTGATTCCGGGCATTACGGCCAGGACCCGCGCCTTCGGCGCGCGCTGTGTGCACGTGATCGCCGGCAATGCGCCGGTGGTGGCCGTGCTGACCGTGATCCGCAATGCGCTCACGCGCTCCGATGCCATCATCAAGGCGCCCTCCAACGATCCGCTGACGTCGATGGCGATCGCGCGCACGATGATCGACATGGCGCCGGACCATCCGCTGACGCGCCACCTGAGCGTGGCTTACTGGAAGGGCGGCAATGAGCAGGTGGAGCAGCGCATCTACGACCCGCGCAAGGTCGAGAAGCTGATCGCCTGGGGTGGCTTCGATTCGGTCAAGCACATCACCCGCTACCTGCAGCCCGGCCTGGACCTGATCACGCTGGATCCCAAGCTTAGCGGCACCATCATCGGCAAGGAGGCGTTCGAGGATGACGCCACGCTGGCCAGCGTGGCCCGGCGCCTGGCGCTGGATGTCGGCGCGCAGAACCAGGAAGCCTGCGTCAGCGCGCGGGTGGTCTACGTGCAATCCGGCACGGACGCGGCGGGCCTGGCACGCTGCGAAGCGCTGGCACGCCTGGCCTTCGAGGCGCTGCAGACGCTGCCCGATACGCTGTCGACCCCGCACAAGGCGTTCGATCCCGCGCTCAAGGAGGAGATCGACGGCATCCGCATGATCGACGAGGACTACACGGTCTTCGGCGGCAAGCGCAACGAGGGCGCGATGATCGTGTCCAGGGACGGCGCGCCGGTGAGCTTCTCGCGCATCCTGGGCTGCCGCGTCGGCAACCTGGTACCGATCGACGAGATCGATACCGCGGTGCGCTCAGTCAACGCCTATACGCAGACCATCGGCGTTTTTCCGGAATCCCTGAAAGTGGCGATGCGGGACAAGCTGGCCTACCAGGGGGCGCAGCGGCTTGTGTCGCTGGGGGCCGCCGCCACGCTGCAGCACAACCTGGACCGACAGGACGCGATCGAACCGATCCGCCGCATGGTCAAGTGGGTGACGGAGGAGGCGGGCGATCCCGCGTTGATTGAATCGCTCGCGGGCTGA
- a CDS encoding helix-turn-helix domain-containing protein, with product MDQHVSNASRSVNATGFAGVPASDLYTVAGGEFIRRQRMPAPRLSVDAHICTPGLEVNVRTLTLAEPLDAVFRPSMSYLDLCLSGRSGADCGAFRGGEAQAAFATLGDSVLVPAGQTFHVRCGPMDRRVVCCMFDAAWLDGLRDWQWSEGELALCRDLRIPPVREAMLQLAREALAPGFGSDVLAESLVLSMLVHVARHFRGFEDSLKFGGSRLAPWQLRLIRERVEAASGPSPSIAELALACRISPRHLARTFKNTTGSTLGAFMADARIRQAKALLSRREVMIKVVAFECGFQSAAAFGAAFRKVTGRSPREYRLDALGLQAAPAHEMSVQR from the coding sequence ATGGACCAACATGTCTCGAACGCTTCGCGCAGCGTGAATGCCACGGGGTTCGCCGGCGTCCCTGCCTCGGACCTCTATACGGTGGCGGGTGGCGAGTTCATCCGGCGCCAGCGCATGCCTGCGCCGCGCCTGTCGGTGGATGCGCATATCTGCACGCCCGGCCTGGAGGTCAACGTCCGCACGCTCACACTGGCTGAACCGCTGGATGCGGTGTTCCGGCCTTCGATGAGCTATCTGGATCTGTGCCTGAGCGGACGTTCCGGCGCGGATTGCGGCGCGTTCCGTGGCGGCGAAGCGCAAGCGGCCTTTGCCACGCTGGGCGACAGCGTATTGGTGCCGGCCGGCCAGACGTTCCATGTCCGCTGCGGCCCGATGGACCGGCGCGTGGTTTGCTGCATGTTCGACGCCGCATGGCTCGACGGCCTGCGTGACTGGCAATGGAGCGAAGGCGAGCTGGCGCTGTGCCGCGACCTGCGCATCCCTCCGGTACGCGAAGCGATGCTGCAACTGGCACGCGAGGCGCTTGCGCCGGGGTTCGGCAGCGACGTGCTGGCCGAATCGCTGGTGCTCTCGATGCTGGTGCACGTTGCACGCCATTTCAGGGGCTTCGAGGATTCGCTCAAGTTCGGCGGCAGCCGGCTGGCACCATGGCAGTTGCGCCTGATCCGCGAGCGGGTGGAGGCGGCTAGCGGCCCCTCGCCGAGCATTGCAGAGCTTGCTCTTGCGTGCCGCATCAGCCCGCGCCATCTCGCACGCACCTTCAAGAACACTACTGGCAGCACCCTTGGCGCCTTTATGGCCGACGCCCGCATCCGCCAGGCCAAGGCGCTCCTGTCGCGGCGCGAGGTGATGATCAAGGTCGTGGCCTTCGAGTGTGGGTTCCAAAGCGCGGCCGCGTTTGGCGCGGCGTTTCGCAAGGTCACGGGGCGCAGCCCGCGCGAGTACCGGCTGGACGCACTTGGCCTGCAGGCCGCTCCAGCGCACGAGATGTCCGTCCAGCGATAG